The Methanomassiliicoccales archaeon region AAAAGCCGTAACCCGTCGCAGGTGAACGCATGGCGGTGGGTTTCGTACTGATAAGCACAGCGCCTGCGAAGGAGCATGAGGTCTACAATGAACTCCTGAAAGTAAAGGAGGTGGTGGAACTTCATCCTCTCTTCGGGGAGTACGATCTTATCGCCAAGATTGAGGCCGACGACTTCAACCTGCTGGGGCAGGTGGTCGTGGACAAGATACGCTCGATACCGGGCGTGGTCGATACGAAGACGCTTACTGGAATAAAGTTCTGAGGAAAAGGTGAATTGAGATGTCTGTGATGGATTTCTTGACCGTGCTGCTGTTGACTTTTGCCCTGTTCATGCTGTTGGCAGGCATTTTCACCGCCTACTTCGGTAGTGGAAAGAGCAGGACGATCGGCATAATCCTGCTGGTGGTCGGCCTCGTGGTAGGCATCATCTGGGTATACTTGGCAGGCTTCACCGACATGGTGGAAGTAGAGCTGGGGGACGTGGTCTGGAATGCGTTCCTTTACATAATCTCCGCTGTCATCGGTGCGCTCATTGCCATAGGCCTTTTCCTGCTGGCCATAATGAAGAGCTAGAGGTGCTGGAGGAAAAACTCCTTCCCCCTAAATTCCTTTTTTCTCAATTTATCGGATCAAAATCAATCAGGCGCAAGCCTTTTATCCCTTTATAATTTGAGAGGAAAACATGCCCTCTGTCTTGGTGATGCTGGGAAGCAAGAGTGACCTGGAAGTAGGCCAGAAGGCCGTAGCCACGTTGAAAAAATTCGGTGTGGAATGCAAGATGTTAGTGGCTTCGGCGCACAGGTCCCCGGAGCGGGTGAAGCAGATCGTCGAAAGCTCTGATGCGGATGTGTTCATCGCCGTGGCAGGGGTTGCAGCGGCCTTGCCGGGGGTCATTGCCTCGTTGACCATCAAACCAGTCATAGGGGTCCCAGTTAGCGGAAAAGTCAACTTAGATGCCATCCTCTCCATAGTACAGATGCCTCCTGGAATCCCTGTGGCCACAGTAGGCTTGGACAGGGGGGAGAACGCCGCCCTGCTGGCCTTGGAAATATTGGCCATCAAGGACTCGAAAATAGCCGCCACACTCCAGGCATATCGAAAGGAGATGGCGCAGCAGGTGGAAAAGGATTCCCAAGAGGTAGAGGGCTAATGTTCGACCCTCAGAGCTTTGTCGAGGAGACGGTCCAGGAATTGAGGCGGTCCGTCTTAGGCAAGGCTATCATCGCCTGCTCGGGCGGGGTGGACAGCACGGTAGCCGCGGTCCTGGTGAGCAAGGCCATAGGTGAGCGACTGCTCACCATCTATGTGGACACCGGCCTGATGCGTAAGGGGGAGACCGAGGCAGTGGACCGAATGCTCTCTAAACTGAACGTCAACCACAAGATAGTGGACGCCTCTGACGAGTTCTTCGAGGCCTTGAAAGGTGTGGCGGACCCAGAGCGCAAGAGAAAGATCATCGGAGAGAGATTTATAAGGGTATTCGAGCGAGAGGCCCAACTCTTCCATGCCGAATATCTGGTACAGGGTACGATCGCTCCTGATTGGATCGAGAGCGGAGACTCGGTCAGAGACACTATCAAGTCACACCATAACGTCGGTGGTCTGCCTCAAGATATGAAGTTAAAGCTGGTGGAACCGTTGCGGGACCTCTACAAGGATGAGGTGCGTAAGTTAGCCCGCTATCTAGGGGTCGAAGTCTCGGAGAGGCAGCCATTCCCAGGGCCTGCGCTGGCCATTAGGATTATGGGGCCAGTGACGCGCGAGGCCGTGGAGATCGTGCGCAAGGCGTGCGATATCGTGGAGCAGGAAATGGAAAAGGCCGCCAAAGAGGGCAAAATGGAGCTGCCGTGGCAGTACTTCGCTGTGCTTCTGCCAGTGCAGTCTGTGGGCGTCCATGGCGATAACCGCGTCTATGGCAAGACCATTGCCATCCGCGCGGTGCAGAGCATCGACGGGATGAGTGCCGCTTATTCCAAGGTCCCACATGATGTATTAGAGCGCATATCCACCAGGATTACCAACGAGATGAAGGAGAGCGTGAATCGAGTGGTCTATGACATCACCAACAAGCCTCCGGCGACCATCGAGTGGGAGTAAGACGTGGAGCTTACCCTGGCGATTATGGCATCTGGCAAAAAGATTAGACGGAGCTGGCAGGTTCAGGCTATCCTCATATCAATTTCTTAGGAACTAGCGTTAAGAGTAGCGTAGTGAGATGCGTTGTAGAAATCCACCAAGGACATCCTTCCTTTTTTCGGCTTGCGCTTAGTTATCGAACCCCGCCAATAGCAATTGAATCTCGTCCGATTTCTTACTGAACCTAGCAGTCGCCATGCCTCATGGTGTCATGCAAGTTAAGTCGTCTAAGCTTCCGCACCTATCCGGGCTTCTCTATCAAAGTAGAGAAGAGAGAAACATTCTTCCCTAAAATCGCATCACATGACCGTGCTCTACAACTTTCTTAAATCTAAGCCCATATTTGCAAAGGCCTTCTATAACGCCGATATGCGAAAAGCCGTTACTGCCCCCAGGACGTCAAAGGGGCTGAGCGGACCAGTTGCATTGACTTTGTCCCTTAGCAAGTATGCGAAAGCGCAAAAGAATATCATCTGAGCATCAATACCATTTAAGCTGATTTTTTTCATGATAAAGAAGGCGAGGAATGACATGAAGGATAGCTTTCAGCAGCTCCATGTAAGCACATGAGCTAGCGACAACACTATCTCAATAGGGAGGCGCATCCAACGCAAAACGTTAGCTAGAAAAAAGGGTAACAATACATGAAGCAATGGTCTCTAAGGTCCCTTTTTCCGCAGGAGGTCCAAGAACTCGTCCCAATTTGAGATCTTCGCGTGAGGGGTGATATCATCATCATGAGTGTAGAAATTCGACTCCTTCAGAATAGCGGTCATGCCCACATTCAACGCTCCCAATATGTCCGCCTGCAAGTTATTACCCACGAATATCGCCTCTGAGGCACTGGCCCCAAGATTAGAGAGCGCTATCTTGAAAATCTTAGGATGGGGCTTGCGTAGACCCACATCGGTGGAGAAGACCATGTCATCGAAATATTGGTCCAGACGGTAATGTCTCATGTCCCTCTGGGGGAAGTATGAAGGGAGGCCCCAAGCTACGTCCGATACCAGGCCGATGGAGTAGCCGCTATCCTTTACGAATTGGAGCATCTCCTGTGTTCCAGGTATCTCTTCTCTGTGCTCTAGGAGAACAGCGTAGAACTCCTCCAGCGATTGCTGCATAAGCTCATCATCGCCCGAAACGCCGTATCTCTTGAAGCACTTATCCAAGACATCTGTCAGAGGTATCTCCACATGCTTCTCCAACTTTAACTTCCTTCCCTGCTCGAGGAGTTCTAGCAAATATCTTGCTACCTCTTCCCAGTCTACGCCTTGAGGTGAAGCTGCGTCTACCCTCCTCGCTACCTCGGTCACGGCTCGCTTCTCTGGCTCTCTCCAATCATTATGGTAGCTGATTAATGTATGGCCAAGGTCAAAGAGGACCGCTTTCATCGTATCCTGGTCAGTAATGCGTGGCACATAAATCTTGTGCATTATCGTATTAACGATACTTCTACGCATCCCCTGAGGCAACAATGATTAATTAGCGCAGCAGGGATTCAAGACCGCATATGAAGGTATACGTTGTCGACAACGGCGGGCAGTGGACGCACCGCGAATGGCGTGTACTCAAGTACTTGAAGGTAGAGACGAAGATAATCCCTAATACCACACCCTTTGAAGAGCTGGAGGATGTCGATGCCCTGGTTCTATCCGGGGGGGCTCCACGCGTGGCCGTGGAATCGGCGCGCATGGGCAATAACGGTGAGTATCTCGAAAAGGCTCACTTTCCTATTTTAGGCATTTGTGCGGGAATGCAATTTATGGCGCTCCATTTCGGTGGCGCTACCGCTCCCGCAAAAGTGCCAGAGTTCGGAAAAACCACGCTTTATGTGGACGAAGAGGATGAACTGTTCCTGGGGCTTCCCAGAAGCTTTACTGTTTGGGAGTCGCACAATGATGAGGTCTCTCTGCTTCCTCCAGGGTTCAGAATTCTAGCTCATTCTGACAATTGCAAGATCGAGGCCTTCCGCATGGAATCACGGCCGTTTTATGGTCTGCAATTCCATCCTGAGGTGGAGAACACCGAGTATGGCTATGAAATCTTCAGGAACTTCCTTAAGGTGGTGGAGGTGGAGGGCAAAAGATGAGGGCGGAGGAGAGAACGGCTCTATTGGACGCCGTAAGAAAGAAGAGAAGGGATGATACCTTCGAGAACTCGTTGGCCAGGCAGGTGAAGAATCAGGGCTTGGGGTATGAGGATTATATCCGCCTTATCGCCGACGTCAGGGAGGTGGCGAGGAAAAAAGCATTAAGGTTGGAGAGAGCGGCAGAAATTCTGGCATCAGAAGAATAAGATAAAGAAAATCAAAGCCATTATCATGAGTGCCATGAGAATCATGGCCAGCAGGGCAGCTCTGCTTCCAGAGCCGAATATTATCGGTATCGGGCCGAGGAGCACGATTCCCCCGAAGCCTTTCTCTTCTAATGCACCCTTTTCACTTGTTTCCACCGCATCCCTAGAGATGCGCTCGTCTCCTCCTGGCCATGCACTGAGAAAGAGACTTATGAAACCAGAAAAAATTAGTAGAATGGCCAAAGCCCCCAACCAAGATGATGCCCTTATATATGGGAATATGAGGAGCAGACCTACTTCCGCCTCTCCCACCAACACCACGACGAAAAGCATCAGAACCCCAGCAAAAATGAGGCTGGGGCCTATTATACGCGAAACTCTCATGGTAAATCGAACTGAAGAAGGCCTATACAAGCTCTACGCATGCAAAACCATAAGAACCTCGGGCCCCTAGGAATCAGCATGCTAAGGCAGGAATTCTCACGTCCCAGAGTGGTCATCAGCAAGTGCATTGAGTTCGATCATTGCCGTTATAACGGTGATATGATCGGTAATGAGCTGGTGAGGAGGATGAAGGAATCTGGCCTAATCCAATTCATTCCAGTTTGCATGGAGTTCGAGATAGGGCTGGGCGTTCCCCGAGATCCTATAAGGGTGGTGCAGGGCAAGGGAGGGTCCAAGCGATTAATACAGCCTGCGACTGGCAGAGACGTCACCGACTTGGCCTTAGGATTCTGTGAGACTTTCATGTCCTCCCTGCAAGATGTGGATGGCTTCATACTAAAATCGCGCTCTCCTTCCTGTGGCATCCGTGATGTTAAAGTCTATCCCAGAGCGGAGAATGCCGCGGCCATAGATAGGCAGGCAGGGATATTCGGGGAGGCCGCGCTAAGGCATTTTCCTGATTCTGCCATCGAGGATGAGAACAGGTTGCGGCACGTGAAGCTCGCTGAGCATTTCCTAACCAGGATCTTCGCTACTGCCTCTTGGAGGGATGTTGAGAGAGGGGGAGGGATGAGGGACGTAGTGCAGTGGCACGCCGACAACAAGCTATTGCTCATGATGTATAGCCAGAAGGAGCTAAGAGCCTTGGGAAGGCTGGTGGCAAACCATGAAGGTCTATCCCTTGAAGAATTGAAGGCAGCATATGGCAAGGGGCTGCGGCGTGCCCTAATTAAACCTCCCAGGTGCAACTCCCCCATAAACGTCCTCCAGCACTGTTTAGGGTTTTTTAGCGATCGCCTGCAAAAGGAAGAGAGGGATTTCTTCCTGCGTCAATTGGAGCTCTACCGTGATGCCAGAATACCTCTGAGCGTATGCCTGGGCATAATGAGATCATGGGTAATAAGGTTCCAAGAACCATATCTCATGAGGCAGACCTTCTTCACGCCCTTCCCCGAAGGTCTTCTGGAGATAGGCGTTACTGATTCATGCGATTGGCGCGATCTCTCGGGATGAGGTCTCGTAGCTCACCTGGCCTAAGCTTTTTAATGCGCTATCACCATCCCCCCTTCGGGTGCACTAGTGACCTCCCTTCGAGTTCTGGTGACGGAGATCCTAGGACAGCGGGATTTCAAGGTCACGGAGCGGGAAGGATTCCTGCTAGCGAAAAAGGGTGACGTGGAGGTCGCGATATGTCTGATCGGCGCGGGCGAGGAAAGTCTCCTCCCCGCGTTCCTCGACAAGTTCCGGGAATTCAAGGGCAAGCGCTTAGTGGTCAGCACAACTCCTATCCCAGAGATACCACCCGAG contains the following coding sequences:
- the purE gene encoding 5-(carboxyamino)imidazole ribonucleotide mutase, whose protein sequence is MPSVLVMLGSKSDLEVGQKAVATLKKFGVECKMLVASAHRSPERVKQIVESSDADVFIAVAGVAAALPGVIASLTIKPVIGVPVSGKVNLDAILSIVQMPPGIPVATVGLDRGENAALLALEILAIKDSKIAATLQAYRKEMAQQVEKDSQEVEG
- a CDS encoding Lrp/AsnC ligand binding domain-containing protein; the protein is MAVGFVLISTAPAKEHEVYNELLKVKEVVELHPLFGEYDLIAKIEADDFNLLGQVVVDKIRSIPGVVDTKTLTGIKF
- a CDS encoding GMP synthase subunit A translates to MKVYVVDNGGQWTHREWRVLKYLKVETKIIPNTTPFEELEDVDALVLSGGAPRVAVESARMGNNGEYLEKAHFPILGICAGMQFMALHFGGATAPAKVPEFGKTTLYVDEEDELFLGLPRSFTVWESHNDEVSLLPPGFRILAHSDNCKIEAFRMESRPFYGLQFHPEVENTEYGYEIFRNFLKVVEVEGKR
- a CDS encoding DUF1722 domain-containing protein, which encodes MLRQEFSRPRVVISKCIEFDHCRYNGDMIGNELVRRMKESGLIQFIPVCMEFEIGLGVPRDPIRVVQGKGGSKRLIQPATGRDVTDLALGFCETFMSSLQDVDGFILKSRSPSCGIRDVKVYPRAENAAAIDRQAGIFGEAALRHFPDSAIEDENRLRHVKLAEHFLTRIFATASWRDVERGGGMRDVVQWHADNKLLLMMYSQKELRALGRLVANHEGLSLEELKAAYGKGLRRALIKPPRCNSPINVLQHCLGFFSDRLQKEERDFFLRQLELYRDARIPLSVCLGIMRSWVIRFQEPYLMRQTFFTPFPEGLLEIGVTDSCDWRDLSG
- the guaA gene encoding glutamine-hydrolyzing GMP synthase, whose amino-acid sequence is MFDPQSFVEETVQELRRSVLGKAIIACSGGVDSTVAAVLVSKAIGERLLTIYVDTGLMRKGETEAVDRMLSKLNVNHKIVDASDEFFEALKGVADPERKRKIIGERFIRVFEREAQLFHAEYLVQGTIAPDWIESGDSVRDTIKSHHNVGGLPQDMKLKLVEPLRDLYKDEVRKLARYLGVEVSERQPFPGPALAIRIMGPVTREAVEIVRKACDIVEQEMEKAAKEGKMELPWQYFAVLLPVQSVGVHGDNRVYGKTIAIRAVQSIDGMSAAYSKVPHDVLERISTRITNEMKESVNRVVYDITNKPPATIEWE
- a CDS encoding DUF131 domain-containing protein is translated as MRVSRIIGPSLIFAGVLMLFVVVLVGEAEVGLLLIFPYIRASSWLGALAILLIFSGFISLFLSAWPGGDERISRDAVETSEKGALEEKGFGGIVLLGPIPIIFGSGSRAALLAMILMALMIMALIFFILFF
- a CDS encoding HAD family hydrolase, encoding MKAVLFDLGHTLISYHNDWREPEKRAVTEVARRVDAASPQGVDWEEVARYLLELLEQGRKLKLEKHVEIPLTDVLDKCFKRYGVSGDDELMQQSLEEFYAVLLEHREEIPGTQEMLQFVKDSGYSIGLVSDVAWGLPSYFPQRDMRHYRLDQYFDDMVFSTDVGLRKPHPKIFKIALSNLGASASEAIFVGNNLQADILGALNVGMTAILKESNFYTHDDDITPHAKISNWDEFLDLLRKKGP